The following proteins are co-located in the Komagataeibacter sp. FNDCF1 genome:
- the guaA gene encoding glutamine-hydrolyzing GMP synthase — MMTDTVNTASPPAVLDETLHEDRILILDFGSQVTQLIARRVRESGVYCEIWPYSSSAERIRAFAPRGIILSGSPASVLDENAPTIPDVVFALNVPVLGICYGQQAMCRQLGGAVESSEHREFGRAHIDIIKDCALFRGTWARGGREQVWMSHGDRVTKLPPGFQAVAVSEGAPYAIIADEGRRLYGMQFHPEVVHTPHGAALLRNFTHDVAGCRGTWTMAGFRDMEIARIRQQVGKGRVICGLSGGVDSSVAAVLIHQAIGDQLTCIFVDPGILRAGEADEVIRTFRDRFNIHLIHRDASDLFLNALEGVSDPEIKRKTIGRLFIEVFEEEAAKLGGADFLAQGTLYPDVIESVSFTGGPSVTIKSHHNVGGLPERMKMQLVEPLRELFKDEVRELGREMDIPEAIVGRHPFPGPGLAIRIPGAITREKLTLLRRVDSIFLEEIRAAGLYDAIWQAFAVLLPVRTVGVMGDGRTYDYACALRAVTSTDGMTADIYPFDMSFLNRVAGRIVNEVRGVNRVTYDITSKPPGTIEWE, encoded by the coding sequence ATGATGACCGATACCGTGAACACAGCCTCCCCCCCGGCAGTCCTGGATGAAACCCTGCACGAAGATCGTATCCTGATCCTGGATTTCGGCAGCCAGGTCACGCAGCTGATTGCCCGGCGTGTGCGTGAAAGCGGTGTATATTGCGAAATCTGGCCGTATTCCAGTTCCGCCGAGCGGATTCGTGCCTTTGCGCCCAGGGGGATCATCCTGTCTGGCAGCCCGGCCAGCGTGCTGGATGAGAACGCGCCCACCATACCCGATGTGGTCTTTGCGCTGAATGTGCCGGTGCTGGGCATCTGCTACGGCCAGCAGGCCATGTGCCGCCAGCTGGGCGGGGCGGTGGAATCATCCGAACACCGCGAATTTGGTCGCGCGCATATCGATATCATCAAGGATTGCGCCCTGTTCCGTGGCACATGGGCGCGTGGCGGACGTGAGCAGGTCTGGATGAGCCATGGCGACCGGGTGACAAAACTGCCGCCGGGTTTTCAGGCCGTTGCCGTAAGCGAGGGCGCGCCATACGCCATCATTGCCGATGAAGGTCGTCGCCTGTACGGCATGCAGTTCCACCCCGAAGTGGTGCACACCCCCCATGGTGCGGCCCTGTTGCGCAACTTCACCCATGATGTCGCGGGTTGCCGGGGCACATGGACCATGGCGGGCTTCCGTGACATGGAAATTGCCCGCATCCGCCAGCAGGTGGGCAAGGGGCGGGTGATCTGCGGCCTGTCGGGCGGGGTTGATTCATCCGTCGCCGCCGTGCTGATCCATCAGGCGATTGGCGACCAGCTGACCTGCATCTTCGTTGATCCCGGCATCCTGCGTGCGGGTGAGGCGGATGAGGTGATCCGCACCTTCCGCGACCGCTTCAACATCCACCTGATCCACCGCGATGCGTCCGACCTGTTCCTGAATGCGCTGGAAGGGGTGAGTGACCCCGAAATCAAGCGCAAGACCATTGGCCGCCTGTTCATTGAGGTGTTCGAGGAAGAGGCGGCCAAGCTGGGCGGTGCTGATTTTCTGGCGCAGGGCACCCTGTACCCTGACGTGATCGAGAGCGTCAGTTTTACAGGCGGTCCGTCCGTTACCATCAAGTCGCACCATAATGTGGGCGGCCTGCCCGAGCGGATGAAGATGCAGCTGGTCGAACCGCTCCGCGAACTGTTCAAGGATGAAGTCCGTGAACTGGGCCGCGAGATGGACATTCCCGAAGCGATTGTCGGCCGTCACCCATTCCCTGGTCCGGGGCTTGCCATTCGTATTCCCGGTGCCATCACACGTGAAAAGCTGACCCTGCTGCGGCGCGTTGATTCCATTTTCCTGGAGGAAATCCGCGCCGCTGGCCTGTACGACGCCATCTGGCAGGCCTTTGCCGTGCTGCTGCCGGTCCGTACCGTAGGCGTCATGGGCGACGGGCGTACATATGACTACGCCTGCGCCCTGCGTGCGGTGACCAGCACCGATGGCATGACGGCGGATATCTATCCCTTCGACATGTCCTTTCTCAACCGGGTGGCGGGGCGTATCGTCAATGAAGTGCGCGGCGTGAACCGCGTTACTTATGATATTACGTCCAAGCCGCCGGGAACGATTGAGTGGGAATGA
- a CDS encoding NUDIX hydrolase, giving the protein MSDNVTLAGAVLSIVIRNGRMLLVCRRNPPDKGLWGFPGGRIEYGESYLAAAARELHEETGFETHAEGTLTAFDLIDRDAQGRIRFHYLIVAVKCHDSGWTAIRAGDDACDVGWFDMAQVHANPAAFSPGLPELGALALSTRGIAPWPVAPQTRMPETTPGQRPESILS; this is encoded by the coding sequence ATGTCTGATAACGTGACACTTGCCGGAGCTGTCCTGTCCATTGTCATACGCAATGGGCGCATGCTGCTGGTATGCAGACGCAATCCACCCGATAAGGGGTTATGGGGCTTTCCCGGTGGTCGCATAGAATATGGCGAAAGCTACCTTGCCGCCGCCGCAAGGGAATTGCATGAGGAAACCGGCTTTGAAACCCATGCCGAAGGCACGCTGACCGCCTTCGACTTGATTGACCGTGATGCGCAGGGCCGGATCCGCTTTCATTACCTGATTGTCGCGGTGAAATGTCATGACAGTGGCTGGACCGCCATCCGGGCTGGCGACGATGCCTGCGATGTCGGCTGGTTCGACATGGCACAGGTCCATGCCAATCCGGCAGCCTTCAGCCCCGGCCTGCCCGAACTGGGGGCGCTGGCCCTCTCCACGCGCGGGATCGCCCCCTGGCCCGTCGCCCCACAGACCCGCATGCCTGAAACCACGCCCGGACAACGGCCTGAAAGCATCCTGTCATGA
- a CDS encoding response regulator has protein sequence MTPISALIVEDEATIAELVATMLETQGIAATICPSVADAMRRIETDVYTLALVDLTLPDGEPDSFIHAARARGSQVIAMSGDPDRLATYAPLPLLEKPFRMKALLEQVRQAVPVPN, from the coding sequence ATGACCCCTATTTCCGCCCTGATTGTCGAGGACGAGGCCACGATAGCAGAACTGGTTGCGACCATGCTCGAAACACAGGGCATTGCCGCCACCATCTGTCCCAGCGTGGCCGATGCCATGCGGCGTATCGAGACCGATGTCTATACGCTGGCCCTTGTCGACCTGACATTGCCCGATGGCGAGCCGGATTCCTTCATCCATGCCGCCCGCGCACGGGGCAGCCAGGTCATTGCCATGAGCGGCGACCCCGACCGGCTGGCAACCTATGCCCCCCTGCCCCTGCTGGAAAAACCCTTCCGCATGAAAGCCCTGCTTGAACAGGTCCGTCAGGCGGTGCCCGTGCCGAACTGA
- a CDS encoding glycosyltransferase family 39 protein, with the protein MNDGYSPRRWLYPLVLLACARLVVAGLLPLSPDEAYYRVWALAPAASYLDHPPMVAVWIRLGMLLVGDSAAGVRLVGVLAGCGLSFFVFRAVRDFVPDASPGRAGRACLLLQATLALAIQSVVITPDVPVLFFVSMLAWCMGRIVAGAGKRWWWSAGAAAGLAFDSKYTAVLPIAGIGLWLGLRVAWGQGPWVRRQMGGIAGALALGVLMASPVVWWNARHDWISFARQGGRTADWHPGRAFQFLMELVGGQLGLMTPGIAIFFAGGLVFALRRARTTPGAALLACMTCVPACVFAQHALGDRVQANWPVVIYPLLAVGTAGLGWRWGAWAAGGGIVMGGAVYVQALLAPLPLSAHADVALRQMAGWQELATRIGAVARTGDFIAACDYGTAAELATVLPGRTVLGMEPRWALFSLPHGATGEGIMVCNPRRDFARADFASVQPLGMVMRGRRGRAAEPEGLYRVRLRTDLPAARQQFIARLPVVPARRSWKGF; encoded by the coding sequence GTGAACGACGGATACAGTCCACGCCGGTGGCTGTATCCGCTTGTGCTGCTGGCCTGTGCACGGCTGGTCGTGGCGGGACTTCTGCCGCTTTCGCCCGATGAAGCCTATTACCGCGTATGGGCGCTGGCCCCTGCGGCCAGCTATCTGGATCACCCACCCATGGTGGCGGTGTGGATACGGCTGGGCATGCTGCTGGTGGGGGACAGCGCGGCTGGTGTCAGGCTGGTGGGTGTGCTGGCGGGGTGCGGGCTTTCATTTTTCGTGTTCCGTGCTGTGCGTGACTTTGTGCCCGATGCGTCGCCGGGCCGGGCCGGTCGTGCCTGCCTGCTGTTGCAGGCGACTCTGGCGCTGGCAATTCAGTCAGTTGTCATAACGCCGGATGTGCCGGTACTGTTCTTCGTATCCATGCTGGCATGGTGCATGGGGCGTATTGTCGCGGGGGCGGGGAAACGGTGGTGGTGGTCTGCCGGTGCCGCCGCGGGCCTTGCATTTGACAGCAAATATACCGCCGTCCTGCCTATTGCGGGCATCGGGCTGTGGCTGGGCCTGCGGGTGGCATGGGGGCAGGGGCCGTGGGTGCGGCGGCAGATGGGGGGAATTGCCGGTGCCCTTGCCCTGGGTGTGCTGATGGCATCCCCGGTTGTATGGTGGAATGCGCGGCATGACTGGATCAGTTTTGCCCGGCAGGGCGGTCGGACGGCGGACTGGCACCCCGGCCGGGCCTTCCAGTTCCTGATGGAACTGGTGGGTGGTCAGCTGGGACTGATGACGCCCGGCATCGCCATATTTTTTGCTGGCGGGCTGGTGTTTGCGCTGCGTCGTGCCCGCACCACGCCCGGCGCCGCCCTGCTGGCGTGCATGACCTGCGTGCCCGCCTGCGTGTTCGCGCAGCATGCGCTGGGCGACCGGGTGCAGGCCAACTGGCCGGTCGTCATCTATCCGCTGCTGGCCGTGGGTACGGCCGGGCTGGGCTGGCGGTGGGGGGCGTGGGCGGCAGGTGGGGGCATTGTGATGGGGGGCGCGGTGTATGTACAGGCCCTGCTTGCGCCGCTACCGCTCTCGGCCCATGCGGATGTGGCGCTGCGTCAGATGGCGGGCTGGCAGGAACTGGCCACCCGTATCGGGGCCGTCGCCCGGACAGGGGACTTCATTGCCGCGTGCGATTATGGCACGGCGGCGGAACTGGCCACGGTCCTGCCTGGCCGGACGGTACTGGGCATGGAGCCACGCTGGGCACTGTTCAGCCTGCCCCATGGCGCGACGGGCGAGGGGATCATGGTGTGCAATCCACGTCGTGACTTCGCGCGCGCGGACTTTGCCTCGGTCCAGCCCCTGGGCATGGTGATGCGGGGCCGCCGGGGCCGGGCTGCGGAGCCGGAGGGGCTGTACCGCGTGCGACTGCGCACGGACCTGCCTGCTGCCCGTCAGCAGTTCATTGCCCGGCTGCCGGTTGTGCCCGCGCGCAGATCGTGGAAAGGGTTCTGA
- a CDS encoding Lrp/AsnC family transcriptional regulator codes for MAERMADLDAIDRRIVAELQLDGRMTNVELARRVGISAPPCLRRMRRLEEDHVIRGYHADTDGARLGWSITLFALIGLDSQKETVLSAFENQVSAWPEVRECHMIRGGGDFLVRLVARDATHENLLTRQLTEAPHVVRVQTLQTIRTSLNRPGVPV; via the coding sequence ATGGCGGAACGGATGGCTGATCTTGATGCGATTGACCGTCGGATTGTGGCCGAACTTCAGCTTGACGGGCGCATGACGAACGTGGAACTGGCACGGCGGGTAGGCATTTCGGCCCCGCCATGCCTGCGCCGCATGCGCCGGCTGGAGGAAGATCACGTGATCCGGGGCTATCATGCCGATACGGACGGGGCACGGCTGGGCTGGTCGATCACGCTGTTTGCTCTGATCGGGCTGGACAGCCAGAAGGAGACGGTGCTCTCCGCGTTCGAGAATCAGGTTTCCGCATGGCCGGAGGTGCGGGAGTGCCATATGATCCGGGGCGGGGGCGATTTCCTGGTCCGGCTGGTGGCGCGTGACGCCACGCATGAAAACCTGCTGACCCGCCAGTTGACCGAGGCGCCGCACGTCGTGCGCGTGCAGACGCTGCAGACCATCCGCACCAGTCTCAACCGCCCCGGCGTACCTGTGTGA
- the trxB gene encoding thioredoxin-disulfide reductase, with product MPQTCSTDLLVIGAGPAGYTAAIYAARANLSPVLVAGLQPGGQLMITTDVENYPGFGKGIQGPDLMMQMAEQAGNVGTRLIDDIIVSCDFSRTDGTGRFYATGDSGTVYEARSVVIATGAQAKWLGVPGEKEFQGSGVSACATCDGFFYRGKRVAVIGGGNTAVEEALYLTHHASHVTLVHRRDSLRAEKILQDRLHANPKISVIWNSAVERITGSGTPPVVTGLELRDTVTGAIHDIAVDGVFVAIGHAPTTTIFRDVVEIDTDGYIITTPGSTRTSVPGVFAAGDVQDKVFRQAVTAAGTGCMAALEAERFLAAAP from the coding sequence ATGCCCCAGACCTGTTCTACCGATCTGCTTGTCATTGGTGCCGGCCCCGCAGGCTACACCGCCGCCATCTATGCCGCACGGGCGAATCTTTCCCCCGTGCTCGTTGCCGGCCTCCAGCCCGGCGGCCAGCTCATGATCACTACCGATGTCGAGAACTATCCCGGCTTTGGCAAGGGGATCCAGGGTCCCGACCTCATGATGCAGATGGCCGAGCAGGCGGGCAATGTCGGCACGCGCCTGATTGATGACATCATCGTGTCCTGCGATTTCAGCCGTACGGACGGCACGGGTCGCTTCTACGCCACGGGCGATTCCGGCACGGTGTATGAAGCCCGCAGCGTGGTCATCGCCACCGGGGCGCAGGCCAAATGGCTGGGCGTGCCGGGCGAGAAGGAATTCCAGGGTTCGGGGGTTTCGGCCTGTGCCACGTGCGACGGCTTTTTTTACCGCGGCAAACGCGTGGCCGTGATTGGCGGCGGCAACACGGCGGTGGAGGAAGCGCTCTACCTGACCCACCATGCCAGCCACGTCACCCTGGTCCATCGCCGTGACAGCCTGCGCGCGGAAAAGATCCTGCAGGACCGGCTGCATGCCAATCCCAAGATATCGGTCATCTGGAACAGTGCGGTCGAACGCATAACCGGCAGTGGCACGCCCCCCGTCGTGACCGGGCTGGAACTGCGCGACACCGTGACGGGCGCAATCCATGATATCGCCGTAGACGGGGTGTTCGTTGCCATCGGACACGCCCCCACCACCACAATTTTCCGTGATGTCGTGGAGATCGATACAGACGGTTACATCATCACGACACCGGGGAGCACCCGCACCTCGGTGCCAGGTGTATTTGCCGCGGGAGACGTGCAGGACAAGGTGTTCAGGCAGGCCGTAACCGCGGCGGGTACGGGCTGCATGGCGGCGCTGGAGGCCGAGCGGTTCCTTGCTGCGGCGCCGTAA
- a CDS encoding LysR family transcriptional regulator produces MDWDKLRIFHAVAEAGSFTHAGDVLNLSQSAVSRQISALEEALQVPLFHRHARGLILTEQGETLNQTVREVFSKLAMTQSLLTESKEKAAGRLRVTTTTGFGTCWLTPRLHRFMETNPDISITLILEDNDLDLGMREADVAVRMHPPRQPDLIQRHLADFPLPIYASQSYLNDYGTPRTLEELNAHKLVLFGGYHPPVLHINWLAETGVPSDERRQAWLEVNSLAAMAGAIAAGIGIGSIPLYAASQYPNLVKILPEVPLPTVDAYFVYPEELRTSKRVAVFRDFLLAEINARH; encoded by the coding sequence GTGGACTGGGATAAACTCCGGATATTTCATGCTGTAGCCGAGGCAGGGTCCTTCACCCATGCCGGCGACGTGCTTAACCTGAGCCAGTCTGCGGTATCCCGGCAGATTTCAGCGCTGGAAGAGGCACTGCAGGTTCCTCTCTTCCACCGGCATGCCCGGGGGCTGATCCTGACCGAACAGGGGGAGACACTGAACCAGACGGTTCGGGAAGTCTTCTCCAAGCTGGCCATGACGCAGTCCCTGCTGACGGAAAGCAAGGAAAAGGCGGCAGGCAGGCTACGGGTCACCACGACAACCGGCTTTGGCACCTGCTGGCTGACGCCACGGCTGCACCGGTTCATGGAAACCAATCCTGACATTTCGATTACCCTGATCCTGGAGGATAACGACCTGGACCTAGGCATGCGGGAGGCGGATGTGGCGGTGCGCATGCACCCACCACGCCAGCCGGACCTGATCCAGCGCCATCTGGCCGATTTCCCCCTGCCGATCTATGCCTCGCAGTCCTACCTCAACGATTACGGCACGCCCCGCACGCTTGAGGAACTCAATGCCCACAAGCTGGTCCTGTTTGGCGGCTACCACCCTCCGGTGCTGCACATCAACTGGCTGGCGGAAACCGGCGTGCCATCGGATGAGCGGCGTCAGGCCTGGCTGGAAGTCAACAGCCTGGCCGCCATGGCGGGCGCGATCGCGGCGGGGATCGGAATCGGGTCGATCCCGCTCTACGCGGCATCGCAATATCCCAACCTCGTCAAGATTCTGCCCGAAGTGCCGCTGCCTACGGTCGATGCCTATTTTGTCTACCCCGAGGAACTGCGCACGTCCAAGCGTGTGGCCGTTTTCCGCGATTTCCTGCTGGCGGAAATCAACGCCCGTCACTAA
- a CDS encoding integration host factor subunit beta, giving the protein MTRSELIAELAAARPHLPIREVERIVQVIFAEVSNALMRGDRVELRGFGAFTVKKRDARTGRNPRTGETVSVDEKVVPFFKAGKELRERVNSAHATQE; this is encoded by the coding sequence ATGACCAGGTCGGAATTGATCGCTGAACTTGCTGCTGCCCGTCCGCATCTTCCCATCCGGGAGGTGGAGCGTATTGTTCAGGTCATCTTTGCTGAAGTCAGCAATGCCCTGATGCGCGGCGACCGGGTGGAGCTTCGGGGCTTCGGGGCCTTTACCGTCAAGAAGCGTGACGCACGTACCGGGCGCAACCCACGCACGGGGGAGACCGTGTCGGTTGATGAGAAGGTCGTGCCCTTCTTCAAGGCGGGCAAGGAACTGCGTGAACGCGTCAACAGTGCGCACGCCACACAGGAATGA
- the sppA gene encoding signal peptide peptidase SppA encodes MDTDPDTRLRATSLHRRLLFWRGGAVAFFVLACIVAFAHPSGGGWPGHPGPHLVHLKVQGIVASDEHENVEALRKAADDDAVRGLVLEVNSPGGAVTGGEELHDAVAAFARRKPVVVSMGSVAASAGYMISVPASRIFANRSTLTGSIGVILESPDVSTLLDRVGVHVDQLVSGPMKGQPSVVRPLSPEGRGMLQDVIADLYDFFVNVVAQDRHMPVGRVRELADGRPYTGQQALKLGLVDEIGSMEDARQWLARSTHLPGDARPVDIGPAATRGWWRHLVAGVLSGMPGAEFLLKEGSALDGAVAIWKL; translated from the coding sequence ATGGATACTGACCCCGATACACGCCTGCGTGCCACGTCGCTCCATCGCCGCCTGCTGTTCTGGCGGGGTGGGGCCGTGGCCTTTTTTGTGCTTGCCTGCATCGTGGCGTTCGCGCACCCGTCCGGGGGTGGGTGGCCGGGCCATCCCGGGCCACATCTGGTGCATCTGAAGGTGCAGGGAATCGTTGCTTCCGACGAGCATGAAAATGTCGAGGCCCTGCGCAAGGCTGCCGATGATGATGCGGTCAGGGGGCTGGTGCTGGAAGTGAACAGCCCCGGTGGCGCCGTAACCGGCGGCGAGGAACTGCATGATGCAGTGGCTGCTTTTGCGCGGCGCAAGCCGGTCGTGGTGTCCATGGGCAGCGTCGCGGCATCGGCCGGTTACATGATATCGGTGCCTGCCAGCCGTATCTTTGCCAATCGCTCGACATTGACCGGATCCATCGGGGTCATTCTGGAATCTCCCGATGTCTCGACCCTGCTGGATCGGGTGGGGGTGCATGTTGACCAGCTTGTCTCCGGGCCGATGAAGGGGCAGCCATCCGTCGTCAGGCCGCTTTCACCCGAAGGGCGCGGGATGCTGCAGGATGTCATCGCGGACCTTTACGATTTCTTTGTAAATGTCGTGGCGCAGGACCGCCATATGCCCGTCGGGCGTGTGCGTGAACTGGCTGATGGACGTCCCTATACGGGTCAGCAGGCGCTGAAGCTGGGGCTGGTGGATGAAATCGGCTCCATGGAGGATGCGCGTCAGTGGCTGGCCAGAAGCACGCATCTGCCCGGTGATGCCAGGCCCGTTGATATTGGCCCCGCAGCCACGCGGGGCTGGTGGCGGCATCTGGTCGCGGGGGTCCTGTCCGGCATGCCGGGCGCGGAATTTCTGCTGAAGGAAGGGAGCGCGCTTGACGGAGCCGTTGCGATCTGGAAACTTTAA
- a CDS encoding MucR family transcriptional regulator, whose product MSDTEQDFSCLELTTQIVSAHVSNNSVAADVLPDLIRQVYQALSSAGRPVGEPEKLQPAVPVKRSVFPDYIVCLEDGKKLKMLKRHLHSAYGMTPEQYRERWNLPPEYPMVAPNYAERRSSLAREIGLGRKITAASAGISAGTDAPARPGRRRRT is encoded by the coding sequence ATGTCTGATACCGAGCAGGATTTTTCATGTCTGGAGCTCACGACACAGATCGTGTCGGCGCATGTTTCAAACAATAGTGTTGCGGCTGACGTGCTGCCGGACCTGATTCGTCAGGTCTATCAGGCGCTTTCCTCTGCCGGCCGCCCGGTTGGGGAACCTGAGAAGCTCCAGCCTGCGGTACCGGTCAAGCGTTCGGTATTTCCCGACTACATCGTCTGTCTGGAAGACGGCAAGAAGCTCAAGATGCTCAAGCGCCACCTGCACAGTGCCTATGGCATGACGCCGGAACAGTACCGTGAGCGCTGGAACCTGCCCCCGGAATATCCCATGGTCGCCCCCAACTATGCCGAGCGTCGCTCCAGCCTTGCGCGCGAGATCGGGCTGGGCCGCAAGATCACGGCTGCCTCCGCCGGCATATCCGCCGGAACCGATGCCCCGGCCCGGCCCGGTCGCCGCCGCAGGACCTGA
- a CDS encoding helix-turn-helix transcriptional regulator: MPNLPRTRELAEHLVQRLRLLAQPQRLMVLACLLDGEKSVGEIEARTGIGQPTLSQQLAELRRAEIVVTRKEARQVIYSIKDNTEETRIRLICAVCDPDFDMERLGSLLRGRRPAGPVGQEGDAAYFARIGQDS; this comes from the coding sequence ATGCCCAATCTGCCCAGAACGCGTGAACTTGCGGAACATCTCGTACAGCGCCTGCGCCTGCTGGCCCAGCCGCAACGCCTGATGGTGCTGGCCTGCCTGCTGGACGGGGAGAAAAGCGTGGGGGAGATCGAGGCGCGGACCGGCATCGGCCAGCCAACCCTGAGCCAGCAGCTTGCGGAACTCAGGCGCGCCGAAATTGTTGTGACACGCAAGGAGGCCCGGCAGGTCATTTACAGTATTAAGGATAATACGGAGGAAACGCGGATCCGTCTGATCTGCGCCGTATGTGATCCGGATTTTGACATGGAGCGCCTGGGCAGCCTGCTGCGCGGCAGGCGGCCCGCAGGTCCGGTGGGGCAGGAAGGGGATGCAGCCTATTTTGCCCGGATTGGGCAGGATTCCTGA
- a CDS encoding sulfite exporter TauE/SafE family protein, whose product MPDLLSSLLGLLSGGVIGFTLGLVGGGGSILAVPLLLYVVGITDPHRAIGTSAMAVTINALCNLVSHARTGGVQWKCAFLFASSGVLGALAGAGCGRMVNGQRLLFLFSLIMLAVGTLMLRGCRSAKQTSRGPERTSPLPVLAYGAITGFCSGFFGIGGGFLIVPALLAATGMPMLNAIGTSLVAVCAFGLTTSVSYAMAGMVDLPMVGLLVAGGLAGGMGGTMLARRLGRQPHYLRLVFACLIFLVAFYMMWRSARALGLA is encoded by the coding sequence ATGCCTGACCTGCTTTCCAGCCTGCTCGGACTGCTAAGCGGCGGCGTGATCGGCTTCACACTCGGACTGGTGGGGGGTGGTGGCTCGATCCTTGCCGTACCGCTGCTGCTTTACGTGGTGGGCATTACCGACCCGCACCGGGCCATTGGCACCAGTGCAATGGCTGTAACCATCAACGCCCTGTGCAACCTTGTCAGCCATGCCCGTACCGGTGGCGTGCAATGGAAATGCGCCTTCCTGTTCGCCAGTTCAGGCGTGCTGGGTGCACTGGCCGGGGCTGGCTGTGGCAGGATGGTCAATGGCCAGAGGCTTTTATTCCTATTTTCCCTTATCATGCTGGCGGTGGGGACACTCATGCTGCGGGGCTGCCGAAGCGCAAAACAGACGTCACGCGGGCCCGAACGCACATCCCCCCTGCCCGTGCTGGCCTATGGCGCCATAACCGGATTCTGTTCGGGCTTTTTCGGCATTGGCGGCGGGTTCCTGATCGTTCCGGCCCTGCTGGCGGCAACCGGCATGCCCATGCTCAACGCCATCGGCACATCGCTCGTGGCCGTGTGCGCCTTCGGGCTGACGACTTCGGTCAGCTATGCCATGGCAGGCATGGTGGACCTGCCCATGGTGGGACTGCTGGTGGCGGGTGGCCTGGCGGGCGGCATGGGTGGCACCATGCTGGCACGCCGGCTGGGTCGTCAGCCGCACTACCTGCGCCTGGTCTTTGCCTGCCTGATCTTTCTTGTGGCATTCTACATGATGTGGCGCAGCGCACGCGCACTGGGCCTTGCCTGA